One Benincasa hispida cultivar B227 chromosome 5, ASM972705v1, whole genome shotgun sequence genomic window carries:
- the LOC120078339 gene encoding uncharacterized protein At5g43822 isoform X1, which yields MEAMVKKYQQRFRKFKDEIDRWDELQVRLISQFQNVSSIIGRVQLLQDPKNFGSLAGMDGIVDALLGKQMESLQLSFSSIKKTMEELGNIVRSMEKINRDGKQLVKGGSNQPSMKQLQQRVGLKPSLEDCLNGLMLLCNMHRSEYNLKESIVSALSELFWKARAQDLSSLQQLLVDQPNIRKEEVEFIFETILVGEA from the exons ATGGAGGCCATGGTCAAAAAGTATCAGCAAAGATTCAGAAAGTTCAAGGATGAAATAGATCGCTGGGATGAACTTCAAGTTCGCTTGATTTCACAGTTCCAAAATGTTTCCTCTATCATCGGTAGGGTGCAG CTGCTTCAAGATCCTAAGAATTTTGGAAGTCTGGCTGGCATGGATGGCATCGTTGATGCATTATTGGGGAAGCAGATGGAATCCTTGCAACTTAGTTTCTCgtctattaaaaaaacaat GGAAGAACTTGGGAATATTGTCCGTTCAATGGAGAAGATAAATCGTGATGGGAAGCAATTAGTCAAAGGTGGTTCCAATCAGCCATCAATGAAACAACTACAACAAAGAGTTGGTTTAAAACCCAGCCTTGAAGACTGCTTGAATGGGTTAATGCTTCTCTGCAACATGCACCGTTCTGA GTACAATCTTAAAGAATCTATCGTCTCGGCACTTTCAGAACTTTTCTGGAAAGCTAG AGCGCAAGATCTCAGCTCCTTACAGCAACTCTTGGTTGACCAACCTAACATTCGGAAAGAGGAAG TTGAATTCATCTTTGAGACTATACTGGTCGGCGAAGCCTAG
- the LOC120078339 gene encoding uncharacterized protein At5g43822 isoform X2: MEAMVKKYQQRFRKFKDEIDRWDELQVRLISQFQNVSSIIGRVQLLQDPKNFGSLAGMDGIVDALLGKQMESLQLSFSSIKKTMEELGNIVRSMEKINRDGKQLVKGGSNQPSMKQLQQRVGLKPSLEDCLNGLMLLCNMHRSEAQDLSSLQQLLVDQPNIRKEEVEFIFETILVGEA; encoded by the exons ATGGAGGCCATGGTCAAAAAGTATCAGCAAAGATTCAGAAAGTTCAAGGATGAAATAGATCGCTGGGATGAACTTCAAGTTCGCTTGATTTCACAGTTCCAAAATGTTTCCTCTATCATCGGTAGGGTGCAG CTGCTTCAAGATCCTAAGAATTTTGGAAGTCTGGCTGGCATGGATGGCATCGTTGATGCATTATTGGGGAAGCAGATGGAATCCTTGCAACTTAGTTTCTCgtctattaaaaaaacaat GGAAGAACTTGGGAATATTGTCCGTTCAATGGAGAAGATAAATCGTGATGGGAAGCAATTAGTCAAAGGTGGTTCCAATCAGCCATCAATGAAACAACTACAACAAAGAGTTGGTTTAAAACCCAGCCTTGAAGACTGCTTGAATGGGTTAATGCTTCTCTGCAACATGCACCGTTCTGA AGCGCAAGATCTCAGCTCCTTACAGCAACTCTTGGTTGACCAACCTAACATTCGGAAAGAGGAAG TTGAATTCATCTTTGAGACTATACTGGTCGGCGAAGCCTAG